Proteins encoded by one window of Cheilinus undulatus linkage group 13, ASM1832078v1, whole genome shotgun sequence:
- the si:ch73-71c20.5 gene encoding DUF4748 domain-containing protein has translation MPEYDYPTNMAAPYVTTIRTALTGLHLFPGRLLLSQRIQTLTVCQSFRLQAARSRLLHVSSAPSLCSSRMESQPHIKASSQSGDKKAAEEEEEEPEGPDYIPRTKAKNPMMKIGYAWMIGLPSGIIGFLLAKRQVDKNRLKQLKIRQRMRNSNEGEYEGSRYRHQGEEVKLDR, from the exons ATGCCCGAGTATGATTACCCAACAAACATGGCGGCGCCCTACGTGACAACGATTAGGACAGCACTGACAG GTCTGCACTTATTTCCAGGCCGTTTGCTCCTGTCTCAGAGGATCCAAACCCTGACAGTGTGTCAGTCTTTCCGGCTGCAGGCTGCTCGCAGTCGGCTGCTTCATGTCTCCTCTGCGCCCTCTCTGTGCAGCTCCAGGATGGAGTCCCAGCCTCACATTAAAGCCAGCTCACAGTCAGGTGATAAAAAAGCAgctgaggaagaagaggaggaaccTGAGGGTCCAGACTATATCCCTAGGACCAAAGCGAAAAACCCAATGATGAAGATTGGCTACGCCTG GATGATCGGCCTCCCCTCGGGAATCATCGGCTTTCTTCTGGCAAAGAGACAAGTGGACAAGAACCGCCTGAAGCAGCTAAAAATTCGACAGAGGATGAGGAATTCAAACGAGGGAGAATATGAAGGGAGCCGCTACCGCCATCAAGGAGAGGAGGTCAAACTAGACCGATAA